The following coding sequences are from one Thermoleophilia bacterium window:
- the rnz gene encoding ribonuclease Z, translating into MDLSVAFMGTGGPVPTALRGTACVLVTRGGERLMFDCGEGTQRQLRCSTGLVQVDEIYLTHFHLDHCLGLPGLLKTYDLNDRTEPLRLFGPVGLHRLLRDFSPLIGRLGYHIEVEELEPGDLVPHQKYEVEAFPVEHRTRALGYALLEDDRPGELDPERATDLGVEFGPALGALQMGETVEGADGPVTPEQVMGPERPGRAVVITGDTSPCQATIAAAADADLLIHDSSFMTEDHDRAVETGHSTSAEAAEVAASANVKMLALVHISARYHVKASLEEAEANFENVVAPRDFDLVVLPFAERGGPRLIHQGAKRDEEAPKDPNFRVQEDPEDG; encoded by the coding sequence ATGGATCTCTCCGTCGCCTTCATGGGAACCGGTGGCCCGGTGCCGACCGCGCTTCGTGGAACCGCCTGCGTGCTGGTCACGCGCGGCGGCGAGCGGCTGATGTTCGACTGCGGCGAGGGCACCCAGCGCCAGCTGCGGTGCTCGACCGGTCTGGTCCAGGTCGACGAGATCTACCTGACGCATTTTCACCTCGACCACTGCCTCGGCCTGCCGGGGCTGCTCAAGACTTATGACCTGAACGACCGCACCGAACCGTTGCGACTCTTCGGCCCGGTCGGGCTGCATCGCCTGCTTCGGGATTTCTCGCCGCTGATCGGCCGGCTCGGCTATCACATCGAAGTCGAGGAACTCGAGCCCGGCGACCTCGTGCCGCACCAGAAGTACGAAGTCGAGGCCTTCCCGGTCGAGCACAGGACCCGGGCGCTCGGCTACGCCCTGCTCGAGGACGACCGTCCCGGCGAGCTCGACCCCGAGCGGGCTACCGACCTCGGGGTGGAGTTTGGTCCGGCCCTGGGGGCCCTCCAGATGGGCGAGACGGTCGAAGGTGCTGATGGCCCGGTCACTCCGGAGCAGGTGATGGGACCAGAGCGTCCTGGCCGCGCGGTGGTCATCACCGGCGACACCAGTCCCTGTCAGGCGACGATCGCCGCGGCGGCCGACGCCGACCTGCTGATCCACGACTCGAGCTTCATGACCGAGGACCACGACCGGGCGGTGGAGACCGGCCACTCGACCTCCGCCGAAGCGGCCGAGGTCGCCGCGTCCGCGAACGTGAAGATGCTCGCCCTCGTCCACATTTCCGCCAGGTACCACGTCAAGGCTTCCCTCGAAGAGGCCGAAGCCAACTTCGAGAACGTGGTCGCGCCTCGGGACTTCGACCTGGTCGTGCTGCCCTTCGCCGAGCGAGGCGGACCCCGGCTGATCCACCAGGGCGCCAAGCGGGACGAGGAAGCGCCAAAAGACCCTAATTTCCGGGTTCAGGAAGATCCAGAAGACGGCTGA
- a CDS encoding RNA polymerase sigma factor, translated as MDGASIHARKTPGGLRLRLLSDRSLATQVVAGDRVAFEELFRRYRQPLYGFCLSILGSEEDSADALQNTMAKALKTLPGEERELLLKPWLFRVARNECIDLIRSRKPADDITEKDPPASQGLEAEFAGRERLRELLSDLEHLPEKQRSALVMRELNGLSFDEIGDAFATSPSAAKQVVYEARVALQDAAKGRDMECEPVLAAISEQDGRVLRGRLVRAHLRSCSSCRDFKRGIETRGKDFKALIPPIPAAVVAAVIGMINGSGGGGAGFAGLVGLKAALGGSAAKTVAVVAVTATVGAGAVGVVESNRHSDNGGQPSQSPVPAAVTAPGSGADGSMPVSEVLNQWRNEVGGTAAGKDRPDGRSDAGQGGGASAGGDQGSGGGSLPADSGEDAPGNSGNTPGGSGGSKGLGAVPSHGGKPSQLPEAAAQGQQKASEAQSQAGPPATAGKSTVTPAAGNGRVTPANEKNSK; from the coding sequence ATGGACGGAGCGTCAATACACGCGAGAAAGACCCCGGGCGGACTGAGACTCCGTCTGCTGAGCGATCGTTCGCTCGCCACCCAGGTGGTGGCGGGAGACCGCGTGGCGTTCGAGGAGCTCTTTCGCCGCTACCGGCAACCCCTGTACGGCTTCTGCCTGTCGATCCTCGGCAGCGAAGAGGACAGTGCCGACGCGCTCCAGAACACTATGGCGAAAGCGCTGAAGACCCTGCCGGGAGAAGAACGCGAACTTCTGCTGAAACCGTGGCTTTTCCGTGTGGCACGCAACGAGTGCATCGATCTGATCAGGTCGAGGAAACCGGCCGACGACATAACCGAGAAGGATCCGCCTGCGAGCCAGGGGCTCGAAGCCGAATTTGCCGGAAGGGAGCGCCTCCGGGAACTCCTGAGCGATTTGGAACACCTTCCCGAAAAACAGCGAAGCGCCCTGGTGATGCGAGAACTGAACGGATTGAGCTTCGACGAGATCGGCGACGCTTTCGCAACTTCCCCGTCCGCTGCCAAGCAGGTCGTCTACGAAGCGCGGGTTGCACTCCAGGATGCGGCAAAGGGGCGCGACATGGAATGTGAACCGGTACTCGCGGCGATTTCGGAGCAGGACGGCAGGGTCCTCCGGGGCCGGCTCGTCCGCGCACACCTGCGGAGCTGCAGCTCCTGCCGGGACTTCAAGCGGGGCATCGAGACGCGCGGCAAGGATTTCAAGGCCCTGATCCCTCCAATCCCAGCTGCTGTGGTCGCCGCGGTGATTGGGATGATCAACGGGTCCGGGGGTGGCGGCGCCGGATTCGCGGGTCTGGTCGGATTGAAGGCCGCCCTGGGCGGGTCGGCCGCGAAAACCGTCGCGGTCGTGGCCGTCACAGCCACCGTCGGGGCCGGCGCGGTCGGGGTCGTCGAGAGCAACCGGCACAGCGACAATGGAGGCCAACCTTCGCAGTCCCCGGTCCCGGCGGCCGTGACGGCGCCGGGCAGCGGTGCTGACGGCTCGATGCCGGTTTCCGAAGTACTGAATCAGTGGCGAAACGAAGTCGGCGGGACGGCGGCAGGGAAAGACCGGCCCGATGGCCGATCGGACGCGGGCCAGGGCGGCGGCGCCTCGGCCGGAGGCGATCAGGGATCAGGCGGTGGTTCACTCCCGGCTGACTCCGGTGAGGATGCGCCGGGGAACTCGGGAAACACCCCCGGCGGCAGCGGCGGTTCCAAGGGCTTGGGGGCGGTGCCCTCTCATGGCGGAAAGCCGTCGCAACTCCCGGAAGCGGCCGCCCAGGGTCAGCAAAAGGCCTCTGAAGCTCAATCTCAGGCCGGGCCTCCGGCAACTGCGGGGAAGTCGACCGTGACCCCGGCCGCCGGCAACGGGCGGGTTACGCCGGCAAACGAGAAAAATTCCAAGTAG
- a CDS encoding SOS response-associated peptidase translates to MCGRFTLTSSDERRLGSRFQISLDDQMENALGRFNVAPTQEVLTVQNDAEADGGKSAQLARWGLVPFWAKDLKVGYKMINARAEGVLKSRAYGPLVKKSENRCLIIADGFYEWMKAEKPKEPKQPMRFTVDGGEPFAFAGLATTREWEGSRLTSCTIITTEANEDVEPVHNRMPVILPDAEAEAAWMSEKLDPDEAVSFCKPLEAGRITVKPANKKLNKVGGAKEGPDFLVADDE, encoded by the coding sequence ATGTGCGGACGATTCACACTCACCTCATCGGACGAGCGCCGGCTGGGCAGCCGTTTCCAGATTTCGCTCGATGACCAGATGGAGAATGCGCTCGGGCGGTTCAACGTGGCCCCGACCCAGGAAGTGCTCACCGTCCAGAACGATGCCGAGGCCGATGGCGGCAAGTCGGCCCAGCTGGCCCGCTGGGGTCTGGTTCCGTTCTGGGCCAAGGACCTGAAGGTGGGCTACAAGATGATCAACGCCCGGGCCGAAGGCGTGCTGAAGAGCCGGGCCTACGGGCCGCTGGTCAAGAAGTCGGAGAACCGTTGCCTGATCATCGCCGACGGTTTCTACGAATGGATGAAGGCGGAGAAGCCGAAGGAACCCAAACAGCCGATGCGATTCACGGTCGACGGCGGCGAGCCGTTCGCGTTCGCCGGCCTCGCGACCACTCGTGAGTGGGAGGGCTCACGACTCACCAGCTGCACGATCATCACGACCGAGGCGAACGAAGACGTCGAACCGGTTCACAATCGCATGCCGGTGATCCTGCCGGACGCCGAAGCCGAAGCGGCCTGGATGAGCGAGAAGCTCGACCCGGACGAAGCGGTCTCATTCTGCAAGCCGCTCGAAGCGGGACGGATCACCGTGAAGCCGGCGAACAAGAAGCTGAACAAGGTCGGCGGAGCTAAAGAAGGTCCCGACTTCCTGGTGGCAGACGACGAGTAA
- a CDS encoding GDP-mannose 4,6-dehydratase: MARALVTGGQGFIGGHLAKALLARGDEVVVLDLAGAPGRALELHGISGEVELIEGDVADRPVVERASAGADSVFHLAAQTLVGPAAEDPAGTFRSNVAGTWTVLEAAREAGAGAVVVASSDKAYGPSDSLPYREEDELRPAAPYEGSKAAADVISRSYWKSWGLPVAVTRLANVYGGGDLNFSRLIPEVVTAYLADREPQIRSDGSPQRDFLHVSDAVAAYLAIELAVRSGTARGEALNAGTGEARSVREVIEQIKAATGSAREPDFLLDRNPDGEIDQQYVDSARLTEAAGWSPQTSFADGITEAVAWYQGHPGLNDGSG; encoded by the coding sequence ATGGCTCGCGCGTTAGTTACCGGGGGTCAGGGCTTCATCGGCGGGCATCTGGCGAAAGCTTTGCTCGCGCGTGGCGATGAAGTAGTCGTGCTGGATCTGGCCGGAGCCCCCGGTCGGGCCCTCGAGCTTCACGGCATCTCCGGCGAAGTCGAACTGATCGAAGGTGACGTCGCCGACCGGCCGGTGGTCGAGCGAGCCTCGGCCGGAGCGGATTCGGTCTTCCACCTTGCCGCGCAGACCCTGGTCGGGCCGGCGGCCGAAGATCCGGCCGGCACTTTCCGGTCAAACGTCGCCGGAACCTGGACTGTGCTCGAGGCCGCCCGCGAGGCGGGGGCCGGAGCGGTGGTCGTCGCTTCGTCCGACAAGGCCTACGGCCCGAGCGACTCCCTGCCCTACCGCGAGGAAGACGAACTCAGGCCCGCCGCGCCTTATGAAGGCAGCAAGGCGGCGGCCGATGTGATCAGCCGCAGTTACTGGAAGTCGTGGGGCCTGCCGGTCGCCGTGACCCGGCTGGCCAACGTCTACGGCGGCGGCGATCTCAACTTCTCCCGCCTGATCCCCGAGGTGGTGACGGCGTACCTGGCTGATCGCGAGCCGCAGATCCGCTCGGACGGATCGCCGCAGCGCGACTTCCTCCACGTCTCCGACGCAGTCGCCGCGTACCTGGCAATCGAACTGGCGGTCAGATCGGGAACGGCCAGGGGGGAGGCCCTGAATGCCGGCACCGGGGAGGCGCGCTCGGTCCGAGAGGTCATTGAGCAGATCAAGGCGGCGACGGGGTCCGCCCGGGAGCCGGACTTTCTGCTCGACCGCAATCCCGACGGAGAGATCGACCAGCAGTACGTCGACTCCGCCCGCCTGACCGAGGCGGCCGGCTGGTCTCCACAGACATCCTTCGCCGACGGGATCACCGAAGCGGTCGCCTGGTACCAGGGTCATCCGGGGCTGAACGACGGGTCCGGCTGA
- a CDS encoding NTP transferase domain-containing protein gives MKPPVLILSGGRGTRLRERTETVPKALVEVGGKPLLWHVISIYAAQGFTRFHPLTGYLGEMVREFADQEDWPAGVTVECIDTGLDTSTGGRIKLAAEVVDGTTFCVTYADGVADIDLDALLRFHSAHGRLATMTAVRPNIQWGVVEIGDDDAVEGFTEKPRSEHWINGGFFCFETGVLDHLDTGSVLEQRPLEELAGADQLRAFRHEGFWDCMDTYKDLVTLNDLWEKNEAPWLAR, from the coding sequence CTGAAGCCTCCGGTCCTGATCCTGAGTGGGGGCCGCGGCACCCGCCTGCGTGAGAGGACCGAAACGGTGCCGAAGGCACTGGTCGAGGTCGGTGGCAAGCCCCTGCTCTGGCACGTGATCTCGATCTACGCCGCGCAGGGCTTCACCAGGTTTCACCCGCTCACCGGCTACCTCGGTGAGATGGTCAGGGAATTCGCCGACCAGGAGGACTGGCCGGCCGGGGTAACGGTCGAATGCATCGACACGGGCCTCGACACCTCGACCGGCGGGCGGATCAAACTGGCCGCTGAAGTCGTCGACGGCACCACCTTCTGCGTCACCTACGCCGACGGCGTGGCCGACATCGACCTCGATGCGCTGCTGCGCTTCCACAGCGCGCACGGACGGCTGGCGACGATGACCGCGGTGCGGCCGAACATCCAGTGGGGCGTGGTCGAGATCGGCGACGACGACGCAGTCGAAGGCTTCACCGAGAAACCGCGCAGCGAGCACTGGATCAACGGGGGCTTCTTCTGTTTCGAAACGGGAGTGCTCGACCATCTCGATACCGGCAGTGTGCTCGAGCAGCGGCCTCTGGAGGAACTCGCCGGGGCGGACCAGCTGCGCGCCTTCCGGCACGAAGGGTTCTGGGACTGCATGGACACCTACAAAGACCTGGTCACCCTGAACGACCTCTGGGAGAAGAACGAGGCACCATGGCTCGCGCGTTAG
- a CDS encoding MoaD family protein has product MPVTVKIPSQLRAATGNQAELEAEGSTVGEVLDAVFAEHGDLKERITQDGELRRFVNVYIGGEDIRYGEGLGTAVSDGNEITILPAVAGG; this is encoded by the coding sequence ATGCCAGTCACCGTCAAGATCCCGAGCCAGCTTCGGGCGGCCACCGGAAACCAGGCCGAGCTTGAAGCCGAAGGCTCGACCGTGGGCGAGGTGCTCGACGCGGTGTTCGCCGAACACGGCGACCTCAAAGAGCGCATCACCCAGGATGGCGAGCTGCGCCGGTTCGTCAACGTCTACATCGGTGGTGAAGACATCCGTTACGGCGAAGGACTCGGAACCGCGGTCAGCGATGGCAACGAGATCACGATCCTTCCCGCGGTGGCCGGCGGCTGA
- a CDS encoding threonine synthase: MAADNLKCKECGAEYELNANFFCEKCFGPLEVRYDFSNLDADEARRRIQAGSRGIWRYSDFLPFDGKASDPLEPGMTPLVKADRLAERLGTTSEIWIKNDAANPTHSFKDRVVAVAIAKAKELGFETVACASTGNLANAVAAHAAAAGLDSYVFVPANLEEQKLLATDIYGTNLVGVNGNYDDVNRLCTQLADEKPWAFVNVNLRPYYAEGSKTLAYETVEQLGWKLPDRVVSPIASGSLFTKINRGFQEWMDIGLVEGEMPVFHGSQAEGCSPVATAFAEGSNICRPQKPDTIAKSLAIGDPADGPYAVAQARRTGGTVDMVNDDEIRAGIRLLAETTGIFTETAGGVTMGVLKKLADRGDLVSGEKVVVYITGEGLKTLDANRDSFVFTTIDPDPASFESKFGQEVAV; this comes from the coding sequence ATGGCAGCAGACAACTTGAAATGCAAGGAGTGCGGGGCTGAGTACGAGCTCAACGCAAACTTCTTCTGTGAGAAGTGCTTCGGACCGCTCGAGGTCCGTTACGACTTCTCGAACCTGGACGCGGATGAAGCCCGACGGCGGATCCAGGCCGGCTCACGCGGCATCTGGCGGTACTCGGACTTCCTGCCGTTCGACGGCAAGGCATCGGATCCGCTCGAGCCGGGCATGACCCCGTTGGTCAAGGCCGACCGCCTGGCCGAAAGGCTGGGCACTACGTCCGAGATCTGGATCAAGAACGATGCCGCCAATCCGACCCATTCCTTCAAGGACCGGGTCGTCGCGGTGGCCATCGCCAAGGCGAAGGAACTCGGCTTCGAGACCGTGGCCTGTGCCTCGACCGGCAACCTGGCCAACGCCGTTGCCGCCCACGCCGCCGCGGCCGGCCTCGACTCGTACGTCTTCGTGCCGGCCAACCTCGAGGAGCAGAAGCTGCTCGCGACCGACATCTACGGCACCAACCTGGTCGGCGTCAACGGCAACTACGACGACGTCAACCGGCTCTGTACGCAGCTCGCCGACGAGAAGCCCTGGGCCTTCGTCAACGTCAACCTGCGGCCGTACTACGCCGAAGGCTCGAAGACCCTGGCCTACGAGACCGTCGAACAGCTCGGCTGGAAGCTGCCGGACCGCGTGGTCTCGCCGATCGCTTCGGGTTCCCTCTTCACCAAGATCAACCGTGGATTCCAGGAATGGATGGACATCGGCCTGGTCGAAGGCGAGATGCCTGTCTTCCACGGCTCCCAGGCCGAAGGATGCTCGCCGGTGGCGACGGCTTTCGCCGAGGGCTCGAACATCTGCCGGCCCCAGAAACCGGACACGATCGCCAAGAGCCTCGCGATCGGCGATCCCGCCGATGGTCCTTACGCCGTCGCGCAGGCGCGCCGCACCGGCGGCACGGTCGACATGGTCAACGACGACGAGATCCGCGCCGGAATCCGGCTGCTCGCCGAGACCACCGGCATCTTCACCGAGACCGCCGGCGGCGTGACCATGGGTGTGCTCAAGAAGCTGGCCGACCGCGGCGACCTCGTGTCGGGCGAAAAGGTTGTCGTCTACATCACCGGCGAAGGCCTGAAGACGCTCGACGCCAATCGCGATAGCTTTGTTTTCACCACGATCGATCCCGATCCGGCGAGTTTCGAATCCAAATTCGGCCAGGAGGTCGCAGTCTGA
- a CDS encoding magnesium transporter CorA family protein: MPNLPRLRRPREPLGSPGAQAVPEPASPQMELIEAGGLRWFNVEHPGGAERTWLEEHFDFHPLDIEDVLSSNQRPKIDEYPDYLFLILHVPVFDRAAGRLGAGEIDLFVGPDFVVTLPNQPVPPVEYLFSRCQDDEKLREKLFSRGAGYLMYRLVDDSFDYCFPMLRKIGNKLDALEDEIFEGHSEDVVRDISNTKQEIINFRKVIRPQRPVLRDLEKVKTRYLASDLDLEIYFDDIVDAHERIWDMLENYKEVVVGLEETNESFLSHRVNDVLRVLTAISVIVLPLTLIASIFGMNVGLPGGGDPQTSTDAQFYIVVGVMLIILLGMVGYFRKRRWL, from the coding sequence ATGCCGAACCTCCCTCGTCTCCGACGGCCTCGTGAGCCTCTAGGTTCACCGGGCGCTCAGGCAGTACCCGAACCCGCCTCACCGCAAATGGAATTGATCGAAGCCGGCGGTCTGCGCTGGTTCAACGTCGAGCATCCCGGTGGTGCCGAACGTACCTGGCTCGAAGAGCATTTCGACTTCCACCCGCTCGACATCGAAGACGTGCTCTCAAGCAACCAGCGCCCGAAGATCGACGAGTATCCTGACTACCTCTTCCTGATCCTGCACGTGCCGGTCTTCGACCGTGCTGCCGGTCGCCTCGGAGCCGGCGAGATCGACCTCTTCGTCGGACCCGATTTCGTCGTCACCCTGCCGAACCAGCCGGTACCTCCGGTCGAGTATCTGTTCTCACGCTGCCAGGACGACGAGAAGCTGCGGGAGAAGCTGTTCTCGCGTGGCGCCGGTTATCTGATGTATCGCCTCGTCGACGACAGCTTCGATTACTGCTTCCCGATGCTGCGGAAGATCGGCAACAAGCTCGACGCACTCGAGGACGAGATCTTCGAGGGCCATTCGGAAGATGTGGTCCGGGACATCTCGAACACCAAGCAGGAGATCATCAATTTCCGCAAGGTGATCCGGCCCCAGCGCCCGGTACTGCGCGACCTGGAAAAGGTCAAGACGAGGTATCTCGCCAGCGACCTCGATCTCGAGATCTACTTTGACGACATCGTCGATGCCCACGAGCGCATCTGGGACATGCTCGAGAATTACAAGGAAGTGGTCGTCGGCCTTGAGGAAACCAACGAATCGTTTCTCAGCCACCGGGTGAATGACGTCCTGCGGGTGCTGACCGCGATCAGCGTGATCGTCCTGCCGCTGACCCTGATCGCCTCGATCTTCGGCATGAACGTGGGCCTGCCTGGCGGTGGTGATCCACAGACTTCGACGGATGCCCAGTTCTACATCGTGGTCGGGGTGATGCTGATCATCCTGCTCGGCATGGTCGGCTACTTCCGCAAGCGGCGCTGGCTATAG
- a CDS encoding HIT domain-containing protein, whose protein sequence is MSENRIWAPWRLRYVKDADKDNEDQCVFCAKPALGDDETALIVHRGETSFVMLNLYPYTNGHLMVSPYEHVGRIQEIPAETTSEMLALAKVAMNRLEDIYRPQGFNVGFNQGKAAGAGVEHHIHMHVVPRWSGDTNFMPVIADHRVMPQSLEDSYRALRAAFEPGGSDE, encoded by the coding sequence ATGAGTGAGAACCGGATCTGGGCACCCTGGCGGCTTCGCTACGTCAAGGACGCTGACAAAGACAACGAGGACCAGTGCGTCTTCTGTGCCAAGCCCGCTCTCGGTGACGATGAGACCGCGCTGATCGTCCACCGGGGCGAGACCAGCTTCGTGATGCTCAACCTCTACCCGTACACGAACGGGCATCTGATGGTCTCGCCTTACGAGCACGTCGGCCGGATCCAGGAGATCCCGGCCGAGACCACCAGCGAGATGCTCGCCCTGGCCAAGGTCGCGATGAACCGGCTCGAAGACATTTATCGCCCTCAGGGCTTCAACGTCGGCTTCAACCAGGGCAAGGCGGCCGGCGCCGGGGTCGAGCACCACATCCACATGCATGTGGTGCCGCGCTGGAGCGGAGACACGAACTTCATGCCGGTGATCGCCGACCATCGGGTCATGCCGCAGTCGCTCGAGGACAGCTACAGGGCGCTGCGCGCGGCCTTCGAACCCGGTGGCTCCGATGAGTGA
- a CDS encoding MBL fold metallo-hydrolase, whose amino-acid sequence MSEPEATPESEAVIAKAADQGVHLVAVPTPFAVGRVNCYLLEGDPLTLIDAGPRSDRSLERLESGIEAAGHKLEDIELVVATHQHIDHIGLIGTVADRSGAEVAAIDISVDRLASFTFGSERDDDLAVDLMVRNGVPHEIAKSLKELTASFRDWGSPVTVTQPVAQGDKLRMGSRDYEVFLRPGHSPSDTLFWDAERGLMFAGDHLLSHISSNPLISKPLVGEGVRTRALIDYRKSLAQTKTQPVELMLSGHGLPITDHADLIDKRVESQDRRSEKIYGLVAQGNSTAHSIAEAIWGNIALTQAYLTLSEVIGHLDILVEEGRVTVVSDGEFDRFEVAG is encoded by the coding sequence ATGAGTGAGCCCGAAGCGACGCCCGAGTCCGAGGCCGTAATCGCGAAGGCAGCCGACCAGGGCGTGCACCTGGTCGCGGTGCCCACCCCGTTCGCCGTCGGCCGTGTCAACTGTTACCTGCTCGAAGGCGACCCCCTGACCCTGATCGATGCCGGCCCGCGCTCCGACCGCTCGCTCGAGCGCCTCGAGTCCGGAATCGAGGCGGCGGGCCACAAACTCGAAGACATCGAGCTGGTCGTCGCAACCCACCAGCACATCGACCACATCGGCCTGATCGGCACCGTGGCGGATCGCTCCGGCGCCGAGGTTGCGGCGATCGACATCTCGGTCGACCGGCTGGCGTCGTTCACCTTCGGCTCCGAGCGCGACGACGACCTGGCCGTCGACCTGATGGTTCGGAACGGCGTGCCGCACGAAATCGCCAAATCACTCAAGGAGTTGACCGCCAGCTTCCGCGACTGGGGCAGCCCGGTGACCGTCACCCAGCCGGTAGCCCAGGGCGACAAGCTCCGAATGGGTTCGCGTGACTACGAGGTCTTCCTGCGGCCCGGCCACAGCCCCTCCGACACGCTCTTCTGGGACGCCGAGCGCGGATTGATGTTCGCCGGCGATCACCTGCTTTCCCACATTTCGTCCAACCCGCTGATCTCGAAGCCGCTGGTCGGAGAAGGCGTCCGCACGCGCGCCCTGATCGATTACCGCAAGTCACTGGCGCAGACAAAGACGCAACCGGTCGAACTGATGCTCTCCGGCCACGGGCTGCCGATCACCGACCACGCCGATCTGATCGACAAACGGGTCGAGTCGCAGGACCGCCGCTCCGAGAAGATCTACGGGCTCGTCGCCCAGGGCAACAGCACGGCGCACTCGATTGCCGAAGCGATCTGGGGCAACATCGCCCTGACTCAGGCATACCTCACGCTTTCCGAGGTGATCGGCCACCTCGACATCCTGGTCGAAGAAGGCCGGGTCACCGTCGTCAGCGACGGCGAGTTCGACCGCTTCGAGGTGGCCGGGTGA
- a CDS encoding NAD(+)/NADH kinase yields the protein MTNEGKRRLLVIVNPYATTVSDRLKNLVIYALQGRFEVEVEATDRQEHAIEIGRDARDGGYDLVVAFGGDGTVNEVVNGLAGTDIPVTFLPGGNTNVVCRTLGIPNDVVDATEHLLSLADDFQPRKIDLGLINDRYFVFSCGAGIDATVVEKVDANPRLKSKAGPYFYSWHAVSGYFRQYMRDPVQLEVTVDGVVHKGVTALTQNSDPFTYFGKQPIHICENCEIDDGSLSMVLLKRANQLDVMSIIPRLLSTKLSAANHNQVETFEHLMEATVRSLSTDESGTVREFPVQVDGDYIGRFEEIALKAAPEALTIIA from the coding sequence GTGACAAACGAAGGCAAACGCCGTCTGCTTGTCATCGTCAACCCGTACGCGACCACTGTCTCTGACCGGCTCAAGAACCTGGTCATCTACGCGCTCCAGGGTCGGTTCGAGGTCGAGGTCGAAGCCACCGACCGCCAGGAGCACGCGATCGAGATCGGCCGCGACGCCCGCGACGGCGGTTACGACCTGGTCGTCGCCTTCGGCGGCGATGGCACTGTGAACGAGGTCGTGAACGGTCTCGCCGGCACCGACATCCCGGTCACCTTCCTGCCGGGCGGAAACACCAACGTGGTCTGCCGGACCCTCGGCATCCCCAACGACGTGGTCGACGCGACCGAGCACCTGCTCTCGCTGGCCGACGACTTCCAGCCGAGGAAGATCGACCTCGGCCTGATCAACGACCGCTACTTCGTCTTTTCCTGCGGCGCCGGCATCGATGCGACTGTGGTCGAAAAGGTGGACGCCAACCCCCGGCTCAAGTCGAAAGCCGGTCCCTACTTCTATTCGTGGCACGCCGTGTCGGGTTATTTCAGGCAGTACATGCGGGACCCGGTCCAGCTCGAAGTGACGGTCGACGGCGTGGTCCACAAGGGAGTTACCGCACTCACCCAGAACTCGGATCCGTTCACCTACTTCGGCAAGCAGCCGATCCACATCTGCGAGAACTGCGAGATCGACGACGGCTCGCTCAGCATGGTCCTGCTCAAGCGTGCCAACCAGCTCGATGTGATGAGCATCATTCCGCGGCTGCTCTCGACGAAACTCTCGGCGGCCAACCACAACCAGGTCGAGACCTTCGAGCACCTCATGGAAGCCACGGTCCGCTCCCTTTCGACCGACGAATCCGGGACGGTCCGCGAATTCCCGGTCCAGGTCGATGGCGACTACATCGGCAGGTTCGAGGAAATTGCCCTCAAGGCCGCCCCCGAAGCCCTGACGATCATCGCCTGA
- a CDS encoding MTH1187 family thiamine-binding protein translates to MATADITVLPIGREGASVSDLLVELRRHLEAQDKVGFEMHAMGTSLEGSTEDIFAVAAELHTLPFDSGIPRVYTVLKLDERTDKEQTLSDKIKSVEDRL, encoded by the coding sequence ATGGCTACCGCAGACATAACCGTGCTGCCGATCGGACGCGAAGGCGCGAGTGTCAGCGATCTTCTGGTCGAACTCAGACGCCACCTCGAGGCCCAGGACAAGGTCGGGTTCGAAATGCACGCGATGGGCACCTCGCTGGAAGGTTCGACCGAGGACATATTCGCCGTGGCCGCGGAGCTTCACACCCTGCCGTTCGATTCGGGAATCCCCCGCGTCTACACAGTGCTCAAGCTCGACGAACGAACCGACAAGGAACAGACCCTCTCGGACAAGATCAAGTCAGTAGAAGACCGCCTTTGA